From the genome of Maridesulfovibrio ferrireducens, one region includes:
- a CDS encoding 4Fe-4S binding protein yields MKKVINKFIPDTGTGKFLKKALEDKNMTIKDVLHGYMYIRWPKAYIGAALGENNLAPIADFISSLIANPADKTKREQLKKDFADTYHGKIIITEEAIKLIHIGREVSTTLPERVLPYSKARDIVLSDPDHIVALECPCRASRKNPCHPLDVCLIIGEPFASFVVENHPDKARSITIDEAERILEAENARGHVHHAFFKDVMLGRFYAICNCCPCCCGAMEAMRNGIPMLAPSGYIAIVDPHKCIGCGQCMEYCPFGAMKVRDKRMHVDPNKCMGCGVCVNKCRKSSLHLARNKKHPEPFLVEKLLKSS; encoded by the coding sequence ATGAAGAAAGTTATAAATAAATTTATTCCGGACACTGGAACCGGAAAATTCCTCAAGAAAGCCCTTGAGGATAAAAATATGACCATCAAAGATGTTCTTCATGGTTATATGTATATACGCTGGCCTAAAGCATATATCGGTGCCGCTTTGGGTGAAAACAATCTTGCCCCGATTGCGGACTTTATTTCAAGTCTTATTGCCAACCCTGCCGATAAGACAAAAAGAGAGCAGTTAAAAAAAGACTTTGCAGACACATATCACGGCAAAATCATTATAACTGAAGAAGCCATTAAACTTATACATATCGGACGCGAAGTTTCGACAACCCTGCCTGAGAGAGTTTTGCCCTACAGCAAGGCCAGAGACATCGTGCTTAGTGACCCCGATCATATTGTAGCCCTTGAATGTCCTTGCCGCGCGTCCAGAAAGAACCCGTGCCATCCACTGGATGTATGTTTAATTATTGGAGAACCTTTTGCTTCATTTGTTGTAGAAAATCATCCAGATAAAGCACGAAGCATAACAATAGATGAAGCTGAAAGAATTCTTGAGGCGGAAAACGCACGAGGCCATGTGCATCACGCATTTTTCAAGGATGTAATGCTCGGTAGATTTTATGCAATCTGCAACTGCTGTCCTTGCTGCTGCGGCGCAATGGAGGCAATGAGAAACGGTATTCCTATGCTGGCCCCGTCGGGATACATCGCCATTGTCGACCCGCACAAATGTATCGGATGCGGTCAATGTATGGAATATTGCCCATTCGGAGCTATGAAGGTCCGCGACAAGCGTATGCACGTTGACCCGAATAAATGTATGGGATGCGGTGTTTGTGTTAATAAATGTCGAAAAAGCTCGCTGCATTTGGCGAGAAATAAAAAACATCCCGAACCGTTTCTCGTGGAAAAACTGCTCAAATCATCCTGA
- a CDS encoding STAS domain-containing protein: MEITVRRHGESVVVSIGERIDAYGAVELDKVLADLLAEESLACMAFDMSDVRYLSSAGIRSIVRTLKILRLRKGALALCGLRSYCKNVLDTAGMTRSLDIFVSKSEAMNFLQSVQWERQALENWDNLESMDSPIGGFRFIPGDNSQTEIKVIGSVAEVLHSRVTEKRMFSRRFSQTEYSLGVGGLGDVPEDYMKVLGAMITIGGTMAWLPTDGHDLADFLVPQNDTGSVLIRTPFNLTIAGGFNEYVMFNSTEEGGTTLDKLYRGLFLLARRRRRDFKGIIGVAAWTQVSELMAGTLMRSPIDEFAPANGRTIIDPLNSGEWWSRDSIPRHRNVTCLTCGVGVDLSCDLSVFDPAGLYAGFYIDPATAGDKGHILNNHGAVFEPLQMPEKMVSLDKSIRQVSAKAEFKDMRKLRDNTKITRAFMGISYIQKFSQDTSGWQGLGAEAAVSRGLADKRYRQEADSPTVPEKREEEINKFQRFLEAQQAKLGTKN, translated from the coding sequence ATGGAAATTACAGTTCGCAGACACGGTGAGAGTGTTGTCGTCAGCATAGGAGAAAGGATCGATGCTTACGGCGCAGTAGAGCTCGATAAAGTACTTGCAGATCTTTTAGCGGAAGAATCGCTGGCTTGTATGGCGTTTGATATGAGCGATGTCCGTTATTTAAGCAGTGCCGGAATTCGCAGCATAGTGAGAACTCTTAAAATTTTACGCCTTAGAAAAGGGGCGTTAGCTCTTTGCGGTCTGCGTTCATATTGTAAAAATGTTCTTGATACTGCCGGTATGACTCGTTCTTTAGATATTTTTGTCTCAAAAAGTGAAGCCATGAATTTTTTGCAATCCGTGCAATGGGAACGGCAGGCTCTTGAAAATTGGGACAATCTCGAAAGTATGGATTCTCCCATCGGAGGGTTCAGGTTTATTCCGGGCGATAACAGTCAAACTGAAATTAAAGTTATAGGCTCGGTGGCGGAGGTTCTGCATTCAAGGGTAACTGAAAAACGCATGTTCTCCCGTAGATTTTCACAGACCGAATATTCTCTCGGAGTAGGCGGACTCGGAGATGTTCCAGAAGATTATATGAAGGTTCTCGGCGCGATGATTACTATCGGCGGAACTATGGCCTGGCTCCCGACAGATGGACATGATCTGGCAGATTTTCTGGTCCCTCAAAACGATACGGGGTCCGTGCTTATCAGAACTCCTTTCAATCTGACTATCGCCGGGGGATTTAACGAGTATGTGATGTTTAATTCCACAGAAGAAGGCGGCACAACTCTGGATAAGCTTTATAGAGGGCTTTTTTTACTGGCCAGAAGACGGCGCCGGGATTTCAAAGGGATAATAGGTGTAGCGGCGTGGACGCAGGTAAGCGAGTTGATGGCAGGAACTTTGATGCGTTCTCCTATAGATGAATTTGCCCCTGCGAACGGCAGGACTATCATTGATCCACTTAATAGCGGGGAGTGGTGGAGTCGGGACAGCATTCCGAGACACCGGAACGTTACCTGTCTTACTTGCGGGGTCGGTGTTGATTTGTCGTGTGATCTTTCAGTTTTTGATCCAGCCGGATTGTATGCCGGTTTTTATATCGATCCTGCCACAGCCGGAGACAAAGGGCATATTTTAAATAATCATGGTGCTGTTTTCGAGCCGCTTCAAATGCCGGAAAAAATGGTTTCACTTGATAAATCAATCCGGCAGGTTTCGGCAAAGGCTGAATTTAAAGATATGCGTAAATTACGTGATAATACTAAAATCACCCGTGCTTTTATGGGGATAAGTTATATTCAAAAATTTTCTCAGGACACTTCGGGCTGGCAGGGGCTTGGTGCTGAAGCCGCAGTCAGTCGAGGTCTCGCGGATAAAAGATATCGTCAGGAAGCAGACTCCCCGACTGTTCCTGAAAAAAGAGAAGAAGAAATAAACAAATTCCAGCGATTTCTTGAAGCTCAACAAGCCAAGCTCGGCACAAAGAATTAA